A region of Arabidopsis thaliana chromosome 5, partial sequence DNA encodes the following proteins:
- a CDS encoding Chaperone DnaJ-domain superfamily protein (Chaperone DnaJ-domain superfamily protein; FUNCTIONS IN: unfolded protein binding, heat shock protein binding; INVOLVED IN: protein folding; EXPRESSED IN: 24 plant structures; EXPRESSED DURING: 15 growth stages; CONTAINS InterPro DOMAIN/s: Molecular chaperone, heat shock protein, Hsp40, DnaJ (InterPro:IPR015609), Heat shock protein DnaJ, N-terminal (InterPro:IPR001623), Heat shock protein DnaJ (InterPro:IPR003095); BEST Arabidopsis thaliana protein match is: Molecular chaperone Hsp40/DnaJ family protein (TAIR:AT4G39960.1); Has 23649 Blast hits to 23644 proteins in 3244 species: Archae - 193; Bacteria - 9673; Metazoa - 3994; Fungi - 2050; Plants - 2390; Viruses - 23; Other Eukaryotes - 5326 (source: NCBI BLink).), whose amino-acid sequence MYATSSILSPTPQSFFLSHHLPPISFLYRINFLGFPVTSCCYGGDIGLASLYKRRSSIQRRRNRIFVTRARSSPYEILGVSPSATPQDIKRAYRKLALKYHPDVNKEANAQEKFLKIKHAYTTLINSDSRRKYGSDSRATGSSTGQTSRKGNSQVEEDFYGLGEFVRDVQITGISSKIFKKSIKTGKLVRPHKENRKVFGKNYRKLEKNLWSFLRKNLTLATKTMKDQAKTEKDLILKKAQQRNLPGRIIVAQRIV is encoded by the exons ATGTATGCAACATCTTCGATTCTGTCTCCAACACCacaaagtttcttcctttcgCATCATCTTCCTCCAATTTCGTTCCTTTATCGGATAAATTTTCTGGGTTTTCCTGTAACAAGTTGCTGCTATGGTGGAGACATTGGTCTCGCTTCGTTATATAAACGACGGAGTAGTATACAAAGACGGAGAAATCGAATCTTCGTAACCAGAGCTAGATCCTCTCCTTACGAGATTCTTGGTGTGTCTCCATCAGCGACTCCTCAAGATATAAAAAGAGCTTATCGTAAACTTGCTCTGAAATATCACCCAGATGTCAATAAAGAG GCAAATGCGCAAgagaagtttttgaaaataaagcaTGCATACACTACTCTGATAAACTCTGACTCACGGCGTAAGTACGGTTCAGATAGTCGTGCGACTGGTTCTTCGACGGGTCAAACAAGTCGAAAAGGCAACAGTCAAGTCGAGGAAGATTTCTATGGACTTG GTGAATTCGTGAGGGATGTCCAAATAACA GGGATTTCTTCAAAGATCTTCAAGAAGAGTATAAAAACTGGGAAGCTAGTGCGTCCTCACAAGGAAAACCGAAAAGTCTTTGGGAAGAACTATCG gaaattggagaagaatttgTGGAGTTTCTTGAGAAAGAACTTAACATTAGCGACGAAGACAATGAAGGATCAAGCAAAAACGgagaaagatttgattttgaagaagGCTCAACAGAGAAATCTTCCGGGAAGAATAATAGTAGCACAAAGAATAGTATAG
- the UGT76E1 gene encoding UDP-glucosyl transferase 76E1 (UDP-glucosyl transferase 76E1 (UGT76E1); FUNCTIONS IN: quercetin 3-O-glucosyltransferase activity, UDP-glycosyltransferase activity, quercetin 7-O-glucosyltransferase activity; INVOLVED IN: metabolic process; CONTAINS InterPro DOMAIN/s: UDP-glucuronosyl/UDP-glucosyltransferase (InterPro:IPR002213); BEST Arabidopsis thaliana protein match is: UDP-glucosyl transferase 76E2 (TAIR:AT5G59590.1); Has 7836 Blast hits to 7776 proteins in 472 species: Archae - 0; Bacteria - 460; Metazoa - 2121; Fungi - 32; Plants - 5075; Viruses - 94; Other Eukaryotes - 54 (source: NCBI BLink).) yields the protein MEELGVKRRIVLVPVPAQGHVTPIMQLGKALYSKGFSITVVLTQYNRVSSSKDFSDFHFLTIPGSLTESDLKNLGPFKFLFKLNQICEASFKQCIGQLLQEQGNDIACVVYDEYMYFSQAAVKEFQLPSVLFSTTSATAFVCRSVLSRVNAESFLLDMKDPKVSDKEFPGLHPLRYKDLPTSAFGPLESILKVYSETVNIRTASAVIINSTSCLESSSLAWLQKQLQVPVYPIGPLHIAASAPSSLLEEDRSCLEWLNKQKIGSVIYISLGSLALMETKDMLEMAWGLRNSNQPFLWVIRPGSIPGSEWTESLPEEFSRLVSERGYIVKWAPQIEVLRHPAVGGFWSHCGWNSTLESIGEGVPMICRPFTGDQKVNARYLERVWRIGVQLEGELDKGTVERAVERLIMDEEGAEMRKRVINLKEKLQASVKSRGSSFSSLDNFVNSLKMMNFM from the exons atggaAGAACTAGGAGTGAAGAGAAGGATAGTATTGGTTCCAGTTCCAGCACAAGGTCATGTAACTCCGATTATGCAACTCGGGAAGGCTCTTTACTCCAAGGGCTTCTCCATCACTGTTGTTCTCACACAGTATAATCGAGTTAGCTCATCCAAGGACTTCTCTGATTTTCATTTCCTCACCATCCCAGGCAGCTTGACCGAGTCTGATCTCAAAAACCTTGGACCATTCAAGTTTCTCTTCAAGCTCAATCAAATTTGCGAGGCAAGCTTCAAGCAATGTATTGGTCAACTATTGCAGGAGCAAGGTAATGATATCGCTTGTGTCGTCTACGATGAGTACATGTACTTCTCCCAAGCTGCAGTTAAAGAGTTTCAACTTCCTAGCGTCCTCTTCAGCACGACAAGTGCTACTGCCTTTGTCTGTCGCTCTGTTTTGTCTAGAGTCAACGCAGAGTCATTCTTGCTTGACATGAAAG ATCCCAAAGTGTCAGACAAGGAATTTCCAGGGTTGCATCCGCTAAGGTACAAGGACCTGCCAACTTCAGCATTTGGGCCATTAGAGAGTATACTCAAGGTTTACAGTGAGACTGTCAACATTCGAACAGCTTCGGCAGTTATCATCAACTCAACAAGCTGTCTAGAGAGCTCATCTTTGGCATGGTTACAAAAACAACTGCAAGTTCCAGTGTATCCTATAGGCCCACTTCACATTGCAGCTTCAGCGCCTTCTAGTTTACTTGAAGAGGACAGGAGTTGCCTTGAGTGGTTGAACAAGCAAAAAATAGGCTCAGTGATTTACATAAGTTTGGGAAGCTTGGCTCTAATGGAAACTAAAGACATGTTGGAGATGGCTTGGGGTTTACGTAATAGCAACCAACCTTTCTTATGGGTGATCCGACCGGGTTCTATTCCCGGCTCGGAATGGACAGAGTCTTTACCGGAGGAATTCAGTAGGTTGGTTTCAGAAAGAGGTTACATTGTGAAATGGGCACCACAGATAGAAGTTCTCAGACATCCTGCAGTGGGAGGGTTTTGGAGTCACTGCGGATGGAACTCGACCCTAGAGAGCATCGGGGAAGGAGTTCCGATGATCTGTAGGCCTTTTACGGGAGATCAGAAAGTCAATGCGAGGTACTTAGAGAGAGTTTGGAGAATTGGGGTTCAATTGGAAGGAGAGCTGGATAAAGGAACAGTGGAGAGAGCTGTAGAGAGATTGATTATGGATGAAGAAGGAGCAGAAATGAGGAAGAGAGTTATCAACTTGAAAGAGAAGCTTCAAGCCTCTGTCAAGAGTAGAGGTTCCTCATTCAGCTCATTAGACAACTTTGTCAATTCCttaaaaatgatgaatttCATGTAG
- the BOA gene encoding Homeodomain-like superfamily protein (Homeodomain-like superfamily protein; CONTAINS InterPro DOMAIN/s: Homeodomain-like (InterPro:IPR009057), Myb, DNA-binding (InterPro:IPR014778), HTH transcriptional regulator, Myb-type, DNA-binding (InterPro:IPR017930), Myb-like DNA-binding domain, SHAQKYF class (InterPro:IPR006447), Homeodomain-related (InterPro:IPR012287); BEST Arabidopsis thaliana protein match is: Homeodomain-like superfamily protein (TAIR:AT3G46640.2); Has 1807 Blast hits to 1807 proteins in 277 species: Archae - 0; Bacteria - 0; Metazoa - 736; Fungi - 347; Plants - 385; Viruses - 0; Other Eukaryotes - 339 (source: NCBI BLink).), whose product MGKEVMVSDYGDDDGEDAGGGDEYRIPEWEIGLPNGDDLTPLSQYLVPSILALAFSMIPERSRTIHDVNRASQITLSSLRSSTNASSVMEEVVDRVESSVPGSDPKKQKKSDGGEAAAVEDSTAEEGDSGPEDASGKTSKRPRLVWTPQLHKRFVDVVAHLGIKNAVPKTIMQLMNVEGLTRENVASHLQKYRLYLKRIQGLTTEEDPYSSSDQLFSSTPVPPQSFQDGGGSNGKLGVPVPVPSMVPIPGYGNQMGMQGYYQQYSNHGNESNQYMMQQNKFGTMVTYPSVGGGDVNDK is encoded by the coding sequence ATGGGGAAGGAAGTTATGGTGAGCGATTACGGTGACGACGACGGAGAAGACGCCGGCGGCGGCGATGAATATAGGATTCCGGAATGGGAAATTGGTTTACCCAACGGAGATGATTTGACTCCGTTATCTCAATATCTAGTCCCGTCGATTCTCGCGTTAGCTTTCAGCATGATCCCAGAACGAAGCCGTACAATTCACGACGTCAATCGCGCGTCGCAAATCACGCTCTCTTCGTTGAGAAGCAGTACCAATGCTTCGTCTGTGATGGAGGAGGTCGTGGATCGAGTTGAATCGAGTGTTCCAGGATCAGATccgaagaaacagaagaaatcgGATGGTGGTGAAGCAGCGGCGGTGGAGGATTCCACGGCGGAGGAAGGAGACTCCGGGCCTGAAGACGCGTCTGGGAAGACATCGAAACGACCGCGTTTAGTGTGGACACCGCAGCTACACAAGAGATTTGTGGACGTTGTGGCTCATCTAGGGATTAAAAACGCAGTGCCGAAGACGATTATGCAGCTGATGAACGTGGAAGGACTTACTCGTGAGAACGTTGCGTCTCATTTGCAGAAATATAGGCTTTACCTTAAACGGATTCAAGGATTGACGACGGAAGAAGATCCTTATTCGTCGTCGGATCAGCTCTTCTCTTCAACGCCGGTTCCTCCACAGAGCTTTCAAGACGGCGGAGGAAGTAACGGAAAGTTGGGGGTTCCGGTTCCGGTTCCGTCGATGGTGCCTATTCCAGGCTATGGGAATCAAATGGGTATGCAAGGATATTATCAACAGTATAGTAACCATGGCAATGAATCAAACCAATATATGATGCAGCAGAATAAGTTTGGAACAATGGTGACATATCCTTCtgttggtggtggtgacgTGAATGACAAGTAA
- a CDS encoding Chaperone DnaJ-domain superfamily protein, which translates to MYATSSILSPTPQSFFLSHHLPPISFLYRINFLGFPVTSCCYGGDIGLASLYKRRSSIQRRRNRIFVTRARSSPYEILGVSPSATPQDIKRAYRKLALKYHPDVNKEANAQEKFLKIKHAYTTLINSDSRRKYGSDSRATGSSTGQTSRKGNSQVEEDFYGLGDFFKDLQEEYKNWEASASSQGKPKSLWEELSEIGEEFVEFLEKELNISDEDNEGSSKNGERFDFEEGSTEKSSGKNNSSTKNSIEDNIDEIEATLAQLKKDLGLQ; encoded by the exons ATGTATGCAACATCTTCGATTCTGTCTCCAACACCacaaagtttcttcctttcgCATCATCTTCCTCCAATTTCGTTCCTTTATCGGATAAATTTTCTGGGTTTTCCTGTAACAAGTTGCTGCTATGGTGGAGACATTGGTCTCGCTTCGTTATATAAACGACGGAGTAGTATACAAAGACGGAGAAATCGAATCTTCGTAACCAGAGCTAGATCCTCTCCTTACGAGATTCTTGGTGTGTCTCCATCAGCGACTCCTCAAGATATAAAAAGAGCTTATCGTAAACTTGCTCTGAAATATCACCCAGATGTCAATAAAGAG GCAAATGCGCAAgagaagtttttgaaaataaagcaTGCATACACTACTCTGATAAACTCTGACTCACGGCGTAAGTACGGTTCAGATAGTCGTGCGACTGGTTCTTCGACGGGTCAAACAAGTCGAAAAGGCAACAGTCAAGTCGAGGAAGATTTCTATGGACTTG GGGATTTCTTCAAAGATCTTCAAGAAGAGTATAAAAACTGGGAAGCTAGTGCGTCCTCACAAGGAAAACCGAAAAGTCTTTGGGAAGAACTATCG gaaattggagaagaatttgTGGAGTTTCTTGAGAAAGAACTTAACATTAGCGACGAAGACAATGAAGGATCAAGCAAAAACGgagaaagatttgattttgaagaagGCTCAACAGAGAAATCTTCCGGGAAGAATAATAGTAGCACAAAGAATAGTATAGAAGACAATATTGATGAGATCGAAGCAACTCTTGCTCAATTGAAGAAAGATCTTGGCTTGCAATAA
- a CDS encoding ATP synthase (unknown protein; FUNCTIONS IN: molecular_function unknown; INVOLVED IN: biological_process unknown; LOCATED IN: mitochondrial respiratory chain complex III; BEST Arabidopsis thaliana protein match is: unknown protein (TAIR:AT3G46430.1).) — protein sequence MRLFDPWPVFFKREWKRCWPFLTGFAVTGVLITKLTAGLTEEDAKNSKFVQQHRR from the exons atgaggTTGTTCGATCCATGGCCAGTGTTCTTCAAGAGAGAATGGAAACGTTGTTGGCCGTTTCTCACCGGATTCGCCGTTACCGGCGTTCTCATCACCAAGCTCACCGCTGGACTCACTG AGGAAGACGCCAAGAACTCCAAGTTTGTCCAACAACACAGGCG GTGA
- the UGT76E2 gene encoding UDP-glucosyl transferase 76E2 (UDP-glucosyl transferase 76E2 (UGT76E2); FUNCTIONS IN: quercetin 3-O-glucosyltransferase activity, UDP-glycosyltransferase activity, quercetin 7-O-glucosyltransferase activity; INVOLVED IN: metabolic process; LOCATED IN: cellular_component unknown; EXPRESSED IN: 6 plant structures; EXPRESSED DURING: 4 anthesis, petal differentiation and expansion stage; CONTAINS InterPro DOMAIN/s: UDP-glucuronosyl/UDP-glucosyltransferase (InterPro:IPR002213); BEST Arabidopsis thaliana protein match is: UDP-glucosyl transferase 76E1 (TAIR:AT5G59580.1); Has 1807 Blast hits to 1807 proteins in 277 species: Archae - 0; Bacteria - 0; Metazoa - 736; Fungi - 347; Plants - 385; Viruses - 0; Other Eukaryotes - 339 (source: NCBI BLink).) yields MEEKQVKETRIVLVPVPAQGHVTPMMQLGKALHSKGFSITVVLTQSNRVSSSKDFSDFHFLTIPGSLTESDLQNLGPQKFVLKLNQICEASFKQCIGQLLHEQCNNDIACVVYDEYMYFSHAAVKEFQLPSVVFSTTSATAFVCRSVLSRVNAESFLIDMKDPETQDKVFPGLHPLRYKDLPTSVFGPIESTLKVYSETVNTRTASAVIINSASCLESSSLARLQQQLQVPVYPIGPLHITASAPSSLLEEDRSCVEWLNKQKSNSVIYISLGSLALMDTKDMLEMAWGLSNSNQPFLWVVRPGSIPGSEWTESLPEEFNRLVSERGYIVKWAPQMEVLRHPAVGGFWSHCGWNSTVESIGEGVPMICRPFTGDQKVNARYLERVWRIGVQLEGDLDKETVERAVEWLLVDEEGAEMRKRAIDLKEKIETSVRSGGSSCSSLDDFVNSM; encoded by the exons atgGAGGAAAAGCAAGTGAAGGAGACAAGGATAGTGTTGGTTCCAGTTCCAGCTCAAGGTCATGTAACTCCGATGATGCAACTAGGAAAAGCTCTTCACTCAAAGGGTTTCTCCATCACTGTTGTTCTGACACAGTCTAATCGAGTTAGCTCTTCCAAAGACTTCTCTGATTTCCATTTCCTCACCATCCCAGGCAGCTTAACTGAGTCTGATCTCCAAAACCTAGGACCACAAAAGTTTGTGCTCAAGCTCAATCAAATTTGTGAGGCAAGCTTCAAGCAGTGTATAGGTCAACTATTGCATGAACAATGTAATAATGATATTGCTTGTGTCGTCTACGATGAGTACATGTACTTCTCTCATGCTGCAGTAAAAGAGTTTCAACTTCCTAGTGTCGTCTTTAGCACGACAAGTGCTACTGCTTTTGTCTGTCGCTCTGTTTTGTCTAGAGTCAACGCAGAGTCGTTCTTGATCGACATGAAAG ATCCTGAAACACAAGACAAAGTATTTCCAGGGTTGCATCCTCTGAGGTACAAGGATCTACCAACTTCAGTATTTGGGCCAATAGAGAGTACGCTCAAGGTTTACAGTGAGACTGTGAACACTCGAACAGCTTCCGCTGTTATCATCAACTCAGCAAGCTGTTTAGAGAGCTCATCTTTGGCAAGGTTGCAACAACAACTGCAAGTTCCGGTGTATCCTATAGGCCCACTTCATATTACAGCTTCAGCGCCTTCTAGTTTACTAGAAGAAGACAGGAGTTGCGTTGAGTGGTTGAACaagcaaaaatcaaattcagttATTTACATAAGCTTGGGAAGCTTGGCTCTAATGGACACCAAAGACATGTTGGAGATGGCTTGGGGATTAAGTAATAGCAACCAACCTTTCTTATGGGTGGTCAGACCGGGCTCTATTCCGGGGTCAGAATGGACAGAGTCCTTACCAGAGGAATTCAATAGGTTGGTTTCAGAAAGAGGTTACATTGTGAAATGGGCTCCGCAGATGGAAGTTCTCAGACATCCTGCAGTAGGAGGGTTTTGGAGTCACTGTGGATGGAACTCAACAGTAGAGAGCATCGGGGAAGGAGTTCCGATGATATGTAGGCCTTTCACCGGGGATCAGAAAGTCAATGCGAGGTACTTAGAGAGAGTTTGGAGAATTGGGGTTCAATTGGAGGGAGATCTGGATAAAGAAACTGTGGAGAGAGCTGTAGAGTGGTTGCTTGTGGATGAAGAAGGAGCAGAAATGAGGAAGAGAGCCATTGACTTGaaagaaaagattgaaacCTCTGTTAGAAGTGGAGGTTCCTCATGCAGCTCACTAGACGACTTTGTTAATTCCatgtga
- a CDS encoding Chaperone DnaJ-domain superfamily protein: MYATSSILSPTPQSFFLSHHLPPISFLYRINFLGFPVTSCCYGGDIGLASLYKRRSSIQRRRNRIFVTRARSSPYEILGVSPSATPQDIKRAYRKLALKYHPDVNKEANAQEKFLKIKHAYTTLINSDSRRKYGSDSRATGSSTGQTSRKGNSQVEEDFYGLGEFVRDVQITVGDFFKDLQEEYKNWEASASSQGKPKSLWEELSEIGEEFVEFLEKELNISDEDNEGSSKNGERFDFEEGSTEKSSGKNNSSTKNSIEDNIDEIEATLAQLKKDLGLQ, encoded by the exons ATGTATGCAACATCTTCGATTCTGTCTCCAACACCacaaagtttcttcctttcgCATCATCTTCCTCCAATTTCGTTCCTTTATCGGATAAATTTTCTGGGTTTTCCTGTAACAAGTTGCTGCTATGGTGGAGACATTGGTCTCGCTTCGTTATATAAACGACGGAGTAGTATACAAAGACGGAGAAATCGAATCTTCGTAACCAGAGCTAGATCCTCTCCTTACGAGATTCTTGGTGTGTCTCCATCAGCGACTCCTCAAGATATAAAAAGAGCTTATCGTAAACTTGCTCTGAAATATCACCCAGATGTCAATAAAGAG GCAAATGCGCAAgagaagtttttgaaaataaagcaTGCATACACTACTCTGATAAACTCTGACTCACGGCGTAAGTACGGTTCAGATAGTCGTGCGACTGGTTCTTCGACGGGTCAAACAAGTCGAAAAGGCAACAGTCAAGTCGAGGAAGATTTCTATGGACTTG GTGAATTCGTGAGGGATGTCCAAATAACAGTCG GGGATTTCTTCAAAGATCTTCAAGAAGAGTATAAAAACTGGGAAGCTAGTGCGTCCTCACAAGGAAAACCGAAAAGTCTTTGGGAAGAACTATCG gaaattggagaagaatttgTGGAGTTTCTTGAGAAAGAACTTAACATTAGCGACGAAGACAATGAAGGATCAAGCAAAAACGgagaaagatttgattttgaagaagGCTCAACAGAGAAATCTTCCGGGAAGAATAATAGTAGCACAAAGAATAGTATAGAAGACAATATTGATGAGATCGAAGCAACTCTTGCTCAATTGAAGAAAGATCTTGGCTTGCAATAA
- a CDS encoding Tetratricopeptide repeat (TPR)-like superfamily protein (Tetratricopeptide repeat (TPR)-like superfamily protein; CONTAINS InterPro DOMAIN/s: Pentatricopeptide repeat (InterPro:IPR002885); BEST Arabidopsis thaliana protein match is: Tetratricopeptide repeat (TPR)-like superfamily protein (TAIR:AT4G33990.1); Has 1807 Blast hits to 1807 proteins in 277 species: Archae - 0; Bacteria - 0; Metazoa - 736; Fungi - 347; Plants - 385; Viruses - 0; Other Eukaryotes - 339 (source: NCBI BLink).), giving the protein MKKLTIVPSSFRLLSIGSYVELIEANGRDRLFCRGRVLHAHLVTSGIARLTRIAAKLVTFYVECGKVLDARKVFDEMPKRDISGCVVMIGACARNGYYQESLDFFREMYKDGLKLDAFIVPSLLKASRNLLDREFGKMIHCLVLKFSYESDAFIVSSLIDMYSKFGEVGNARKVFSDLGEQDLVVFNAMISGYANNSQADEALNLVKDMKLLGIKPDVITWNALISGFSHMRNEEKVSEILELMCLDGYKPDVVSWTSIISGLVHNFQNEKAFDAFKQMLTHGLYPNSATIITLLPACTTLAYMKHGKEIHGYSVVTGLEDHGFVRSALLDMYGKCGFISEAMILFRKTPKKTTVTFNSMIFCYANHGLADKAVELFDQMEATGEKLDHLTFTAILTACSHAGLTDLGQNLFLLMQNKYRIVPRLEHYACMVDLLGRAGKLVEAYEMIKAMRMEPDLFVWGALLAACRNHGNMELARIAAKHLAELEPENSGNGLLLTSLYANAGSWESVVRMKKMIKKKRFRRFLGSSWVETV; this is encoded by the coding sequence ATGAAGAAACTTACCATCGTTCCTAGTTCTTTTCGGTTATTATCAATCGGTTCTTATGTTGAACTCATCGAAGCCAACGGTCGAGATCGACTGTTTTGTAGAGGAAGAGTGCTTCATGCTCATTTAGTGACATCTGGTATTGCTCGCTTGACGAGAATTGCAGCTAAGCTTGTAACTTTTTATGTTGAATGTGGGAAAGTTCTAGATGCGaggaaggtgttcgatgaaatgcccAAGAGAGATATTAGTGGATGTGTTGTCATGATTGGGGCTTGTGCTCGAAATGGGTATTACCAGGAGTCTTTGGATTTCTTCAGAGAAATGTACAAAGACGGTTTAAAACTTGATGCTTTCATTGTTCCTAGTCTTCTTAAAGCCAGTCGCAATCTGCTTGATAGAGAATTCGGGAAGATGATACATTGTCTTGTGCTGAAGTTTTCGTATGAGTCTGATGCTTTTATAGTTAGCTCGCTTATTGATATGTACTCGAAGTTTGGGGAGGTGGGGAATGCGAGGAAGGTGTTCAGTGATTTGGGTGAACAGGATTTGGTCGTGTTCAATGCTATGATCTCTGGTTATGCTAATAATAGCCAAGCAGATGAAGCATTGAACTTGGTGAAAGATATGAAACTACTGGGAATAAAACCTGATGTTATCACTTGGAATGCTCTAATTTCAGGGTTCTCGCATatgagaaatgaagaaaaagtatcTGAGATTCTTGAGTTGATGTGTTTGGATGGTTACAAGCCCGACGTTGTGTCCTGGACTTCTATTATATCAGGCCTTGTACATAATTTTCAGAATGAGAAAGCTTTTGATGCTTTTAAACAGATGTTAACTCATGGGTTGTATCCAAACTCTGCTACGATCATAACTCTATTGCCTGCTTGTACCACACTTGCATATATGAAGCACGGGAAGGAGATTCACGGTTACTCGGTAGTCACTGGACTAGAAGATCACGGGTTTGTTAGAAGTGCTTTGCTTGACATGTACGGCAAATGTGGCTTCATATCAGAAGCAATGATCTTGTTTCGCAAGACGCCAAAGAAGACAACAGTTACTTTCAACTCGATGATCTTCTGTTATGCGAATCACGGGCTCGCAGACAAAGCAGTTGAGCTATTTGATCAGATGGAAGCCACGGGAGAGAAACTCGACCACTTAACATTCACGGCCATCCTCACAGCCTGCAGCCACGCAGGGTTAACTGATCTTGGACAAAATTTGTTCCTTTTGATGCAAAACAAGTACAGGATCGTGCCGAGATTGGAGCATTATGCTTGTATGGTGGATCTTCTCGGCCGAGCAGGGAAGCTTGTTGAGGCCTATGAGATGATCAAGGCTATGCGAATGGAGCCGGATTTGTTTGTGTGGGGTGCTTTGTTAGCTGCGTGTAGGAATCACGGGAACATGGAGCTTGCAAGGATTGCAGCAAAGCACTTAGCAGAGCTCGAACCTGAGAACTCAGGGAATGGTTTGCTTCTGACCAGTTTATATGCCAATGCTGGTAGTTGGGAAAGTGTTgtaagaatgaagaagatgataaagaagaagaggtttaGAAGGTTTCTAGGCAGCAGCTGGGTAGAAACTGTTTGA
- a CDS encoding ATP synthase (unknown protein; BEST Arabidopsis thaliana protein match is: unknown protein (TAIR:AT3G46430.1); Has 30201 Blast hits to 17322 proteins in 780 species: Archae - 12; Bacteria - 1396; Metazoa - 17338; Fungi - 3422; Plants - 5037; Viruses - 0; Other Eukaryotes - 2996 (source: NCBI BLink).), whose amino-acid sequence MRLFDPWPVFFKREWKRCWPFLTGFAVTGVLITKLTAGLTEEDAKNSKFVQQHRR is encoded by the exons atgaggTTGTTCGATCCATGGCCAGTGTTCTTCAAGAGAGAATGGAAACGTTGTTGGCCGTTTCTCACCGGATTCGCCGTTACCGGCGTTCTCATCACCAAGCTCACCGCTGGACTCACTG AGGAAGACGCCAAGAACTCCAAGTTTGTCCAACAACACAGGCGGTAA